The nucleotide window TGTTCCGCCGGATGTTCATCGGGCCGCCTGCGCGCCGACGTAGGCGGCCATTTCCAAGGCCACGCTGCGTCCGGTGACTGTCGCGAGACCGGTGACGATTCCGCAGTTGGTGTTTGCTTCCCAGATCAACATGCCTCGGGCTGTGTCGGCGATGTCCACGCCGGCGATCTCCAGCCCGCACGCGGAGGCGGCGTGTATCGCGATCCGCTTCATGTCCGCATCCACCGGACGTGCCTCGAGTTGGGCACCTGGAAGCCCTGAATTCGTGCGGAAATCCCCTGCCGGCGCTTGGCGTCGGTAGCAGCCGACTACACGGCCCCCGACCCACAATTAGCCGCCAGTCCGTGCCCCCGGTCTCCAGGTAGGGCTGGGCCAGCAGCGGTTCTCCGCGTTCCGTGGCCCGGCTCAGCACGGTTAGGAGCTGCGCCTGGTCCCGGCAGCGCACGACGCCCTGCCCGCTGTGCCCCGCCAGAGG belongs to Streptomyces finlayi and includes:
- a CDS encoding ATP-grasp domain-containing protein, which produces MWVGGRVVGCYRRQAPAGDFRTNSGLPGAQLEARPVDADMKRIAIHAASACGLEIAGVDIADTARGMLIWEANTNCGIVTGLATVTGRSVALEMAAYVGAQAAR